A region from the Triticum urartu cultivar G1812 chromosome 1, Tu2.1, whole genome shotgun sequence genome encodes:
- the LOC125528366 gene encoding probable 1-deoxy-D-xylulose-5-phosphate synthase 2, chloroplastic has product MALRASLPSAFHTAPAVTHASCRRQFQLRASAAAAASSPGAGDGKVVMGKQPATGAWKIDYSGEKPATPLLDTINYPVHMKNLSTTDLEQLSAELRAEIVNTVSKTGGHLSSSLGVVELSVALHHVFDTPEDKIIWDVGHQSYPHKILTGRRSRMHTMRKTSGLAGFPKRDESAHDAFGAGHSSTSISAALGMAVARDLQGKQNHVISVIGDGAMTAGQAYEAMNNSGYLDSNMIVVLNDNKQVSLPTATLDGPSKPVGALSKALTRLQSSTKFRRLREAAKTVTKQIGDSTHEVAAKVDEYARGMMSAPGSSLFEELGLYYIGPVDGHNLEDLVTIFEKVKSMPASGPVLIHIVTEKGKGYPPAEAAADKMHGVVKFDPMTGKQFKTKSPTLSYTQYFAESLIREAEVDNKVVAIHAAMGGGTGLNYFQKRFPERCFDVGIAEQHAVTFAAGLAAEGMKPFCAIYSSFLQRGYDQVVHDVDLQRLPVRFALDRAGLVGADGPTHCGAFDVTYMACLPNMVVMAPADEAELMHMVATASAIDDRPSCFRFPRGNGVGAVLPLYNRGIPMQVGKGRVLVGGNRVALLGYGTMVQACLKAAELLKEHGVFITVADARFCKPLDTELIRDLAVEHEILVTAEEGSIGGFGSHVAHYLSLSGLLDGPLKLRSMFLPDRYIDHGAAEDQMEEAGLTPRHIAATVLSLLDRPLEALHIK; this is encoded by the exons atggcgctccgagcATCGTTGCCTTCCGCGTTCCACACGGCCCCGGCCGTTACTCACGCTTCTTGTCGGCGGCAG TTCCAACTCCGTGCGAGCGCTGCGGCCGCGGCTAGCAGCCCCGGCGCCGGCGACGGGAAGGTGGTGATGGGGAAGCAGCCGGCGACGGGCGCGTGGAAGATCGACTACTCCGGCGAGAAGCCGGCGACGCCGCTGCTCGACACCATCAACTACCCCGTCCACATGAAAAACCTCTCCACCACG GACTTGGAGCAGCTGTCCGCGGAGCTCCGTGCGGAGATCGTGAACACGGTGTCCAAGACCGGCGGCCATCTCAGCTCAAGCcttggggtggtggagctgtCGGTGGCGCTGCACCACGTGTTCGACACGCCGGAGGACAAGATCATCTGGGACGTCGGCCACCAGTCCTACCCGCACAAGATCCTCACGGGCCGCCGGTCGCGGATGCACACCATGCGGAAGACCTCTGGCCTCGCCGGGTTCCCCAAGCGCGACGAGAGCGCGCACGACGCATTCGGCGCCGGACACAGCTCCACCAGCATCTCCGCGGCGCTCGGGATGGCCGTCGCGCGTGACCTCCAGGGCAAGCAGAACCACGTCATCTCCGTCATCGGAGACGGCGCCATGACCGCCGGGCAGGCTTACGAGGCCATGAACAACTCCGGCTACCTCGACTCCAACATGATAGTGGTTTTGAACGATAACAAGCAGGTCTCCCTCCCGACGGCCACCCTCGACGGTCCCTCCAAGCCGGTGGGCGCACTCAGCAAGGCTCTCACGAGGCTCCAGTCCAGCACCAAGTTCCGGCGGCTCCGGGAAGCCGCCAAGACCGTCACCAAGCAGATCGGTGACTCGACCCATGAGGTGGCAGCCAAAGTGGATGAGTACGCGCGCGGCATGATGAGCGCCCCGGGCTCATCGCTCTTCGAGGAGCTCGGGCTCTACTATATCGGCCCCGTCGACGGCCACAACCTCGAGGACCTCGTCACCATCTTCGAGAAGGTCAAGTCCATGCCGGCGTCTGGGCCCGTGCTCATCCACATCGTCACGGAGAAGGGGAAGGGGTACCCGCCGGCGGAGGCCGCCGCGGACAAGATGCACGGCGTCGTCAAGTTTGACCCAATGACGGGGAAGCAGTTCAAGACGAAGAGCCCGACGCTGTCGTACACTCAGTACTTCGCCGAGTCGCTAATCCGGGAGGCGGAGGTGGACAATAAGGTGGTGGCGATCCACGCGGCCATGGGCGGCGGCACGGGGCTCAACTACTTCCAGAAGCGGTTCCCGGAGCGGTGCTTCGACGTGGGCATCGCAGAGCAGCACGCCGTGACCTTCGCGGCGGGGCTCGCCGCCGAGGGGATGAAGCCGTTCTGCGCCATCTACTCCTCGTTCCTGCAGCGCGGCTACGACCAGGTGGTGCACGACGTGGACCTGCAGCGGCTGCCGGTGCGCTTCGCCCTCGACAGGGCAGGCCTCGTCGGCGCGGACGGACCCACGCACTGTGGCGCGTTCGACGTCACGTACATGGCCTGCCTGCCGAACATGGTGGTCATGGCGCCCGCCGACGAGGCCGAGCTCATGCACATGGTCGCCACCGCCAGCGCCATCGACGACCGCCCAAGCTGTTTCCGCTTCCCCCGCGGCAACGGCGTGGGCGCCGTGCTGCCTCTCTACAACAGAGGCATCCCCATGCAGGTAGGCAAGGGGAGGGTGCTCGTCGGAGGCAACAGGGTGGCGCTGCTTGGATATGGCACGATGGTGCAGGCCTGCCTCAAGGCGGCGGAGCTGCTGAAGGAGCACGGCGTGTTCATCACCGTCGCCGACGCCCGCTTCTGCAAGCCGCTGGACACGGAGCTCATCCGTGACCTCGCCGTCGAGCACGAGATCCTCGTCACCGCCGAGGAGGGCTCCATCGGAGGCTTCGGTTCCCACGTGGCACACTACCTCAGCCTCAGCGGCCTCCTCGACGGCCCGCTCAAG CTGAGATCGATGTTCCTGCCGGACCGGTACATTGACCACGGCGCCGCGGAAGACCAGATGGAGGAGGCCGGCCTGACGCCAAGGCATATCGCAGCCACGGTGCTGTCCCTGTTGGATCGGCCACTGGAGGCGCTCCACATCAAGTGA